The DNA window CACCGCCACCGCCCGGGGCAGCGTCTTCATGCAGCCCGCGACGCTCGCCCGCATCCGGGAGCGCGGTTTCAAGAAGGGCGACGTGCTGACGGTGGCGCAACTGGCCGGCATCATGGGCGCCAAGCGCACGCCGGACCTGATCCCCCTCTGCCATCCCATCGCCCTCACGTCGGTGTCGGTCGAACTGTACTGCGATCCCGGCCGGAACACGGTCGACATCGAAGCCACCTGCCGGCTGAAGGGCCGGACCGGCGTCGAGATGGAAGCCCTGACCGCCGTGGCGGTCGCCGCCCTTACCGTCTATGATATGTGCAAGGCCGTCGATCGCGGCATGCGGATCGCGGATATTCGCCTGGTCCACAAGGCCGGCGGGAAATCGGGAGAGTTCACGGGCGACTGAGGGGGGACTGCCTTGGCCGAGGGGACGCGGGCCTATCACGTCAAGTACCGCGTGCTGATTCCCTTCGCCCTCGTGCTGGCGGGGATCGTGGGTGCCTTCGTGCTCACCGCTCATCTCCAGGAGGAACGGCGCCACCGGGCCGCCATCGCGGAGTATCTCTCCACAGCCCAGCAATTGCATCTTCAGAAGATGGACGTCCTGGCCAATATCCTGGAGGCTCTTCTCGAGTCCCTGGCGGACAAGGCTCCCTTCCAGCACGGCTTCGCCACCGGCGACCGGGACCGCCTGCTGGCGGCGGCCCTTCCGGCTTTCCAGGCCGCGAAGGAAAAGTATCGGGTCACCCATTTCTATTTCATGGACGCCGACCGCCGGGTCTTCCTGCGGGTCCACCAGCCGCAGCGGACCGGCGACGTCATCGAGCGCGCGACCGCCCTGGACGCCGCCCGGACCGGCAGGACCTCGACCGGCCTGGAACTGGGGCCGCTCGGCACCTTGACCCTGCGGGCCGTCCGTCCCTGGGACAAGGACGGCCGGCGCATCGGCTACCTGGAACTCGGCATCGAGATCGAGGATATCGTCGCCGACATCCGCAATGCCATGGGCCGGGACATGCTGGTTCTCGTCCGCAAGGACCTTCTGAAGGCGGACGACTGGGCGGCCGGCATGAAAATGCTGGGCCGTAGCAGCGAATGGGATCGGTTGCCCGGCCTTGCGGTGGTCTTGAATACCCTGCCGACTTTGCCGGCCGCGTTGCGGAATTGGTTGGCCGGCGCGATGCCCCTTTCCCGGC is part of the Magnetospirillum sp. WYHS-4 genome and encodes:
- the moaC gene encoding cyclic pyranopterin monophosphate synthase MoaC, translating into MTDLTHFDAQGNAVMVDVSAKDETERTATARGSVFMQPATLARIRERGFKKGDVLTVAQLAGIMGAKRTPDLIPLCHPIALTSVSVELYCDPGRNTVDIEATCRLKGRTGVEMEALTAVAVAALTVYDMCKAVDRGMRIADIRLVHKAGGKSGEFTGD